The nucleotide window TATTTCTTGTTGTTACGACCCGACCCGGAGACCCGACGGGTCGACCCTGGCCCGAGCTTCACCCGACCCGACTCCTCGCCTTTCAAACGACCCGAACACGTGTCCTGTACGACCCACACGCGGCTGCAGGACAGTGTCCTTGGGAATATGGGCCTGTCCTCATAAGGGGCCCACTACTGACATGTATATAAGGGGAAGATTGGCTCTCCCCTCGAGGTACGTCACTTTTCCACATCACTTTTCCCGCCTGCACATTTTCTGACTTaggcgtcggagtgtctttgcaggtggcaccccccctCATCCATTCACCAGCACAAGTGCTCGCTAGCTCGGCAAACCCACAATCAGCGCGACCAAGGCTAAGGCACCCTCACCCATCCACCCCTTCATCTGTATACCGACCTGTCCGGAATCCGATTACCGAACACTTGTACAAGAAGAAATCCTTGCTTTTGTAGCAGAGAGATCTCATACACTAAATATAATCAATATATATACCTCAATATTTTGATCACATCATGTTTGCACGAATACAATATATATAGTTGATATGtggttattttttctttaattgctgGCTATGTTGTGGTACTGATGCAAGTTGTGTtatcaatttgatttattgaTGAGAGTTTATCAAGTTACAGTCGTGGTCTGCATGGTCAAGGATAtattaaaacaaactaaaataaaagcaCAAACTTGAATTGGTCTCATTTGTTTACATATACAAACAACGCATAATTTTGGTTATAGTTTAGACTTTAGGATTATTCGGATTAGTGTTTATTATATTCTAGTAAAAAACCAAGCTAATAATTAAGCATCGCTAATATAAGATAAATCTAAGTTTATGATATGGATATTGTATTATATAGTGATAAAGTGATGATAGtttaataatgtttaaaaaatttatttgaacatattttttttaaaagaaactcATATCTAGTTGTCTTTATATATGTTGATAATTGaaaattgttaaattatttaaaaaatttgactaaattatcatctaataatttttaactatcaatttcATATGAATATAATTGCATTGTAGGTTTTCACCATATTTTTTCGTTatctttaaatatttattgttaaACATTgggtaatacttttattattcAGAttcttttatgaaaaaataaataaacaaaaatgtgtaaaatataaaaaaaatagtactaTAAAATcagtataatttattatttttgactaattaattaacaatatttaaaaatgttaattaaaaatataatgacAAACTATTAGCTAAAAATACTTACTCGGTGAAAGCAATAATGAAAGCATTAGCTCGGTGCTATGAAACTTGTTAGAACGTAGGCATACTTAAACTTGAACCACCCTAACATATTACATATATAGCACATGCAATTTTATGTGatttacaaatttaaataatctTAGACCTTTTCTCTAACCCAATTGGTGTCACATTATTTTCCTTTAGCTAATACATTCCTGATTCTATTGTCGGAAAAATAATATCATAGAGCTGTCAAAGAAACTTTTTTTCCTTGGATCTTTAATATTTCCTAACCCTTTTTTCCCTGGTCAAGCAAGATTACAACGATGAAAAGCAGAAGTCTCCTGTCTCTTCTGTTTTGCATGATCGAAATTTAAAGATATAATAGTTTTCACGCACATTAATTAACTATTTAATAATACACCTAGAACTAACAACTATGACAACAAAGATACAgagaattattatatttttagaaaaaatacatgtgttttctattttttttttaaattcattaaacattaatatatttatttgggatttattttatttaaatatattaattttgtaataaatctaaaaaaacacttatttaaaaaaagaaaaaaaaaatcgagaACATTATATtagagaattaattttttttattgtctacAGCATTTTTTAACCTGATAAGGTCAAGAACTAATATATCACGGATCTGAACTCAATTTAAAGATTTATTGTTGGCTAATAAGTTGTtacatgcaaaaaaaaaattcaaattctcaACACTTATTTAAGTAGACGGGTGAGTTAACTACTTAATCAACTCAAATTAGTTGAATTAACTTATATTAAGTAGTGGTCCAATAATAGTGATTAGTATTTTATTCCTCCTGTGACATCACTGACACACGTGCACAATCACATTCTATGCTATTCTTATAAGACAGTAATGAGgatcaacaaattaaataccTGCTTGTCTGCCATTGATGCATATTTACCCcaaccaaacaacttggcatgcATCCTCCCTATATTACTGGAACATGTCTACTACCATAAGCACTCTTTTAAGATCCTGCTATTGTTTAAAGCCAAAGAGAATTAAATTAAggctctttccatttctttagTAATACTAATACACAAGTTCTATTGATTGAAACTCTCGAACAATTATCTTCGTATAAAATTGActggtaaaatttaaaattcatacaTTTACTCGCAATACGGTATGCcataaaacaatttaattaattttgtatagTCTAAGTAAAGATGTAAACATTAGTAATTACAATTTATCTAATAATTAATCATCTTCCACCAGCCAGTGACATAGGAACCTGACTTAAGCTATCAATAAACTTAGAACTTTCAACATCCAAGATTGAAGACGATGATGCTTTCAACGAGCTTTTAGTTTCTTCCAATCGGTGTTTCTCTCCAACTACTCCTCTAAGCCCCTCAAGTTGCATTGCAACTTCTTTCATGCTAGGCCTTTCTTCCCTCTTAACTCTCAAACACTGTTTAGCAACATTGGCAAATTCCACAAGATCCTCAAGTTTGCCTCATTTATAATGTGTTCATCCACAATCTGAACTAAACATCCTTCTTCCATTGAAGAAACAAAGTATACGGCAAGGTTTCTAACCTCCGGCGACACGGCGAAAGAGAGCGCCTTCTTTCCCGTGAGCAGCTCTGCTAAGACGACTCCAAAACTATACACATCACTTTTCTCAGTTAACTGGCTAGTGTGCATGTATTCAGGGTCAAGATACCCTAGTGTCCCCTGCACCAAAGTGGTTAATTCAGTTTGATCTAGAGGAACAATCTTTGAAGCTCCAAAATCAGAAATCTTTGCCGTGAGATTAGCATCAAGTAGAATATTAGTAGTTTTGATGTCTCTGTGTATGATTGGTATAGAAATAGCAGAATGCAAGTATGCTAAGGCCCCAGCAGTTTCTATTGCTATTCTCAATCTTGTTTTCCAAGAAAGCTTCAAAGATTGTGGATTGTTAATGTTATGACCATGAAGATGCTCAAAAATGGTACCATTAGGAATGAACTCATAAACAAGTAAGGGAACTTCTGTCTCTAAGCAACAACCTAAGAGTCTAACCACGTTTCTATGGTTGATTTGGGAAAGCAACACAACTTCATTGATGAATTGTTCAATTTGGGTTGAGCCACTGATTTTGGATCTTTTAATTGCTACGGTTCTATTGTCTGATAGTAATCCTTTATAAACTGTTCCTTGACCCCCTTTGCCTAAGATCTTGCTTTCGTCAAAGTTGTTGGTGGCTGTCTTTAATTCTTCCACGGTGAAGAGTTTAGCTGTTTCTTTTGACCCTCTATGTCTTGAAATCTTTTGTAGTAGGATGAAGCCACCATTTTGTTGAAAGAACTGTTCCTTAAGTTTATTTAACCTCTTTTCCTTCATTCTCCAATACACATAGAAGCTTGTCACAAGTAGTGCTATAACACCAACACTAACGCCTGAACAATGAACAAAAGTAAGTTTGAAACACATTATATTGTACCTTAGTACAAGGAAGtaaattgttataaaatattgaaatagATATATAATAATGATATTTGAGTAAACTATAGAATATTTAAAGTGCTGAAAtatttatccaaaaaaaaaaacaaaattaagttgtatttattagatatataaCTATTAATATTGACTTCTTATATCTGCTTaaatttttgggatgagtgattTCGTGATATGATATTAGAATTTTATGTCTAAAAAGTCTACAATTTGATGCTTCATAAActccaaaagtaaaaaaaaatagtttaagacaagtaaaaaaagaaaaaaaattttgtaaaaatcaAGCAAATTCAAAAGAAGCTCTTATTTAAAagagaatattaaaaatataacaatttatattttcttttttatcaacTTAAATTATTAGGACAAATGATTTCTCAAAGATTATCAATTTTCCACGTactttctctcaattttctctcaGAGACATTTTTTCTATGCGGAAGTAACAAGATTTATATTGTTTGTTTAATTaagatatttaatataaaaaaaatgacattTTCTTCTCTTAATAAAAATCACTATAACATAGAAGTTGGAGGTGATGAAGAAAGTATACTGACCCAATGCAATGATTAAAATGAATTGTGTCCTGGACTGACGACGGCACTTTGTTCCATTTTCTCTCCCATCTCCATGGTATCCTTTTGGACACGAACAGGTATAGTTACCAGCTACGTTCTTGCATATTGCTCTACTATAGCAATCGTTCCATTCCTTGTTCATGCATTCATCAACGTCTAAAATGAAACTAACACGTAGGTATCATTATttcttttagataaaaaaaaaaaaacaagtgcTGTTACAAaatcatttattaaaataattaagataaaaatttaggtgTGCAGTTGTGAAGTTAATAGTCAAGagttgttaaataataatttagtcaaatttgtcaaattatttaacaattttcaaCTATCAATTTTACATGAATTAATCTGAACTTCCACCATAATTTAAACCCTCGAATAATAATTGATACGGTGTAATTAAGAATAAGCTACCTTGGCAACCACCAACGAGATAAGGATTTCCCCCAAAACCAGTGGAGCATTTGCAAACATAACCAAGTCCCTTGGTTGAATTGTAACATTCACTTTTATCAGCCCTACATGCATAGCTTGAAGTGTTCTTTTGAGCTTCTTCACAAGTCTGATTCCCCACAGCCCAATCCACTACAACGGGAAAACTACCATGCACAAATAAAAGATTAATAtagtaatatattattaaatcgATTTAATTTCCATAAATGcttaatttacttaaataaatctataaaaaaaatatattaactagctaaaaattaatttatgctTATTAACTATTAAGAAATAAAACTTTTAGTATGAGATAATgtctagtttaattttttaaattgtcaACTTATCAAAATAgtctttaacttttaaaaataaattaatttttgaatttacaaATTGTATATTTCTATTCATTTCTAATTCAACTGCCATTAAAACATTACTAACATAGAaagttataatattattatggcATCCCCAACAATAAAATATCATAGCTAAGATTTATATGATCAAATAAGTGACtcaaattagttaattaaattcattttagtttttatattaataaaaaataaaaaatatagataaataatttttaatttgttaattttaaacaattataattaataattattatttttaattttttttaaaatttaaataattactaatgaatgacaatttaaaaaattaaaattatcatttgaTGACAAATTGGCTGATTGGATATTAGTTATCTAGCagaatttgaaatgaaattaattaactaaaatgAATACTAATAAATTTAGAACACTTATTTGATCTATTATAATATCAAAATcttaaatatatctttttactAATAAAGATGTTATGCTAATAGTTTAAGTTCTATGTTAGTATTGTGTTAGAGGAGTGCTAGGAGGtagcatttttattaaattttagtcagtacttaaccataaaaaaaattaaatgattttACACTATTAGATTCAatttcacactattaaaaatattattaatagttaattgatgactaaaaatcacaaaatctactaACTCTTAGACTTTTTCATTGCGTTAAtgacaattaattaaaaatggacaaaagttttaatttataaattagttGGCCAATTTAGTTATTTCCAAAAGTCAAGAATTATTTTAGTTAGCAATGAAATTTAAAGTCAATGATGATTTTGGTTAAGAATGAAGATGCATTATGTAAGAGAGCAAACGGGGAATGAactcttttattatatttgcaTATACCTTTGGTGGCGGAAGTTGACAAGGTCTGCGGAGGAGAAATTGTAGACTCCATCCTCCGCCACAAACGCGTAGCCGCAGGGGTTGATGTTGCCAAAAACGGCGTTGTAGCTGTCAGCACCACTACTATAAGATCCAATACCGATATCCGATAGGCCACTCGCCGGTATTGGGCTCTGGCAACAACCGGCGCCGGTGCAGATCCCGCTAGTTGTTTCATTAACACTGAGGCACACTGAAAAGCACCCAGTGGCATAGTTTCTTCTCTCTATAACATTATACCCTACTACTTCTCCAATTGTGTTGCAACCAACCACTGTGAGCTTGTTTTTACTCGATGAGAAGCTGAAGTGTGTCAAGTTGAAGATCTTATCGTAACTGGTTTCGTTGATTCGCGTGCCGTTGACTTCGTAGCAGCCTCTAGCTACTGCTGCTGAGACGCGCATTTCGCCGTCGGGCGAGATGCTCAGCACGGTTGAGTTGTTGTGAGTCAGGTATGGGGTTGAAGTGTGGTTGCAAGAGATGAGGAAGGAGCTGTCGAGGGAACAGCTCTCGTCGGTGCCAAATGGGAACGGAATTTCGAGGGAGCCACAGCGCTTTGTGCAATTTGAGTTTGGTTGAGTTACTGCATCTGCTGCACCACAAAGAATccaaacaagaacaagaacaggATGCAGCAGAAGATGTAGCTGTGAACCcatgatgatgacgatgatgatcaCTTTGATTTTTCCAGGTGTATCATGCAAGCATGTAATATATATGCAGAGAAAGATGGATAAAAAGGGCGGCTACGTTTCTTTAATTTGTGGCCATTGCCAGTCAAAATAGGAGGGTGGGTGGGAATTTTCATACAAGAATTCTACATATTCAATCACATCGctgcagattttttttttttaaattaggaataagatttgaatttacgattttaaaataagtatgaAAAAATTATGCTATTTAAGTTATAGTTTTAAGTTATAGTTTTAGAAGATACTAGTAGTATACCCGTGCATTCGCACGgtcttaaatataattttttttattaaatttaattatatatgtataactCTAAATGGgtatgtatataaaatatataaaaacatttaatttagtgtaatgaaaatatttaaattgtagagataataatatcaaaattttaaatacattcaacaatttagtttaaaattttggtaTTAACACAATCAATttctaaatatatttatataataactcatttaaaatataatcaactaaaatacatattaatcaaaacaaaatatttcatacaaagtttaccaatatcttaatataaatataatagtttCGATTACATGAGAGATAaagaaaatacatattaattcATCTTGGAGAATTTTACTCTAAATTCATAAAAATCAAGACAAAATCCAAAAAGAACAAAATACAACTGAAAACATATTTCTATTTTAACGCATTGACGTCGGATCAGATTGATGCTGCATGCATATTTTAAATGCATTTTGAAGTTCATGTTCAGCTACACCATAAGAAGACGAATCTGGTAAAGCCATGCTGCTAGCACAATCTACTTCCTCATCCAACAAAGAATCATCCatctatacaaaaataaatatcaaatgcTAATAagtacaaatatataataaagttAAACTAATAgtaatcattttttaaaatccaatcccaattcttaaaataaaattatgaaaaatagttGTACATCGTAGGAAAAGAATTACAATTAAGACACCTTTTTTTCCATGTTAACAGTTGCTTCTGATAGACAGCCAATATCCATGAAGTATTCCTACAACcataaaataaacaattttgaaacttataattactaattagaagatgaaagtaataaaaaaaattaacttctaAAAGGAATCAATAATTTAAACTTATCATACTTTGGTATCCACCACTTGATATAAGTTTTGAAAATCATCCATTGTTAGCAAACGTGAGGATGAGCTCTCagctttttcatttttagtaATACTATCAGGGAACTTATTCTGAATCAAACCTCTCTGAAAATGGAcacatttgaaaattttaaaattttaaaataaaccaaatatttaaccaaattaaatataaataaaaatagcaaCATAACTAAAGCATATATAATACAAAGATTTAGATTCGAAAATATTACATCAATCACCTTTTTATCATGCATGGAAGCAGCAGCTTCAAAAAGATTAACCAATGACATATCATCACAAATTCGATGAACCATATACACACTTGTGTTATACTGATACCCCAGAGGTCGAGGATCAATCATGAAAACCATCTTCCTTTGAATCAAATAGTTACCCAGTTCGGGAGGAACTTTACGTTCAGTATTAgtctaaattcaaaaaaaataaataagaaatgaAACAAATCATAAGAAGGAATGGAATTACAATGAGTCTAATGagaaaaaatattctataatcAATATCAGCCTacgttaaaaatttaaaaaatcagaaaaaaactATAAGAAACATAAATGAACCTGTTTCAAATGGGGATTTTCATTTAGTAAAGCAGAGcatcttttcttaattatttgaGTAATCTCACGATCATGAAGCAGAAACACATTGCTACCATTTGCATGAGAAATAATCACCTTAATTCGGTAACtgtataataataacaataaagaaatatataaaGATCATTTTGATGGCTTAACATTTATCTAAGAAGTATGTAAGTGAACAAAATAAGGAATtacttgattttgaaaaatcattggaattaaaaaaaaatcggataaAATCAACTCTTTGTGCAAACCTGGGTATAACATCAACACATTCAAGTTCACACATGTCACAAAAAAATGATCCTTTAACAGCACGAGTAACTCCACCACAAAGACAAGATGAGTACCACCGTTTTTGTTCCTTTATGATAGAGACTATAGATCCAAGCAACAAACCATATACATCCTATGCAGAGGCCATTTTTAGAAAAGATAAACATATgattaataacaataaatatgACAAGATTGCTCAATAGATAATTTTTGCAAAgaatatttcattttttatggcagtaataaaaaacaattaaCATTCTTaattctttaataaataaaaaaattcacgtAGTAAATATTAGAATATACTGGATCGGGAGTTGCACAATTGAAACCAGTTGAAATAGAATCCAGCAACATCTCATTAATATTGTTAGCATCAATAGAAGCATCAAATGGAATTCGActtgtatatttttctatttcagAATAATGAAAATCAGCTTCACATATTGGAGTGTACGCAGGTGCTTGAAAAGTATCCTACAGTATAAAGAAAAAATACCAAATGAGTacatttacataaaaaataaataaaaaatacattgcAAACAAAAATTGACAAATTTATATCTATGAAGCTAAGGAAGCATTATATAAAAGTTACAAATAGAATGTAAACATACATTTATATGTGAATCAACACTCAACCCTAAACCTGTCTGTCTGTCATCCAGTATTGTAATAACTTTGAACATTCCACCAAATTCTTCCTTAAtcaactctgtgaactcaattTTGAGAATTAATTCTTTTCCAACAACAAGCTCAAAAAAAGCAGGATGCAATGGATGATTAAAATCCTGACATACACAAATAAGAAGATATAAACCACATAATGAACTAAATATAAAGACTTGAAACTGACAAATAGatgattcttttaaaaaataaacgtAACTCACATTCAACTCTTTCTGAAActgatccaaagcgacagagCAAGATTTTCCAAATAATTTAGTTGCAGCAGCATTAAGGAGAACAAAGATTCCACTTGAAGTACTATCTTCCACaattatttttactctatagCTAAGGAAATGCATAAAAAACAGTtatgtattatattttaaacgtataaaaaaaagctaaaagcaAGAACAGATTTTGCCAATGCAGAGttatattatacatatttaaaataaatacctaGCAATGACATTATCAATATTTTTGTCACAAACTTGACAATAGAAATTGTCATGTGAATGCTTCTGAACGCTGTGTCCACAAACACACGAGAAAGACCACCAATGACCATCACCAACAACTTGTTTAATTTTACCCGCAACAAAGAAGAATCCATTCTGGAAAGAATTGAGCacataaaatgaaattataaaaGTTTGGCAAACAAGActggtttaaaaaataaattcaagttAAAAATACGACGGTATGAACCACACAAATGAAAAATTACCTCCATCTTTTGTTGAATTAGTTGAATTGTACGGATGCGCCTCCAATCGAATGAATCATGATTAATATAGGAAACTAATGAACCATGAATATTCTTCTTAAAGCTAAAGAAATGATAAGAAGCAACATCAAGCCTACAGATAACAACAATAaatcattaatttataatactAATAGAAAAAACTTCAAAGATAGAATTAAaacagagaaaaaaatttaaatcaaataactaACCTCTCAAGAAATCTAACAGTTTCTTGTAAATCTGGATTAATAAGAATATCGGAGACATTCAATACATTTTGTAGACATACTTCATCTGAATAAGAAACCCAAAGATAAAACAAAGATATAAGTACAATAACTTCTTTTACAGAATAATTCAAAGATTAGACATCCTAAGACAAAATTATTCGAGAAATCATTTGTTAATTATAACACAAACCTCCATATActttgattttaaaagattggaGCACAATAACAGGCAGTCTTTCGAATTTCATCAGAATGGAATTATCCAAAGAATCACAGCATTTTCCGAACACGTTGCATTGGACCTTTTTCCTATAAAATTTGGATTCAGAAACATCAAACTAAAAGgtatataatagaaaaaataattaaatttgaatatgatttttccaaaatataatACCCATCAGCATAGATTTCCAAAATCATTAGCTTAAGCTTCTTTCCATAGTAGTCAACTTCCGTTTGGTGACGAACCGAAGTGATAACTCCTATAAAGTCtgaatagtaaaaaaataatagtataactttaaattagataaataaaagatgGAACATATACGATTCTCATTTATATcgacatgattaaaataaaaaatttacaaataaaattagtagtattatAATAACATACCTATTAGATAATGGTAAtctgattttttttcaagtatTTCGAACATTGAACAAAAACTGAACCCAGAATCACGAATTTGGAGACTTGGTTCTGGTATAACAGTGGTTCCTTTTTGAAAAAGTAGCTTAAAACGATGATGAGTCATCTTCATGATCCCAATATTGGGCACAACAGAAAAACTTGTCATACAAAAAGCACCACCAACATATAAATCATCAACAAACATTGATATGTAAGGTTCTTTGACGGTAGCCTGTATTTTATCCAGCTAAactcaagaaaaaagaaagaaaaaaaattattatttcataTTACAAAAAACATGAAAACAAAAGATTTTGATATCAATATGaatataaatgaaaataaaactaCTCACATTTTGATCCATTAGTATCATATGAAGCAATTTTTCGTTATCTTCTGCTAATGGATCTGTATAAAACCACAGCCTAACAATTTTCACTCTTAACCTCCACGATTCCTTCCATGCTGTAATACACTTGATCGAATCAACCTTGTCTTCCATATTGTTCTGaagttgcattttgattgtaAAGGTATGAACTATGAAAGACTTTGCAAGAGAAACAAAGAACGAAAATTTTTCTGATAGTTTTTGTCTCCAATCTTTGAAGTCTGAGtccatataaataaataaataaaattaatttagtcaaacacttgagttcaatttttttgatttgatatatCAACAGCTCTTCTGAAAAACCTTCTCTACACGTTTACACCAACTCACATTGGTTTAGCCACTGTAACAGTTAATATGACTACACGTATCTTCTCTGCCATCTGAGGCACTTCATCAAATATTGGGAAAGAACAAATTGGTTGGATAGTACCATTTCTATTgatctattaaaaaaaagaaataaattaattacataCATCTTCTCGTGAACTCATACATAAAagaatgtttaatttttttaaataattaatattttcttttataaataataagcTTTTATGATAATTGTAGACAAAAATATAGTGTGTATTTGGATTGAAATTTGTAAATAAGAGGTTGCATAAAATAGactttacaaaattattttttattaagagtgAGTTAgtgttaattttataatttggtttatgtttagcaattttagtataaaatagaTAGCAGTCAAATACAGATGCCGATTTAGATGGGGCTAGTGGGGT belongs to Arachis duranensis cultivar V14167 chromosome 8, aradu.V14167.gnm2.J7QH, whole genome shotgun sequence and includes:
- the LOC107460568 gene encoding wall-associated receptor kinase 3-like, with the translated sequence MGSQLHLLLHPVLVLVWILCGAADAVTQPNSNCTKRCGSLEIPFPFGTDESCSLDSSFLISCNHTSTPYLTHNNSTVLSISPDGEMRVSAAVARGCYEVNGTRINETSYDKIFNLTHFSFSSSKNKLTVVGCNTIGEVVGYNVIERRNYATGCFSVCLSVNETTSGICTGAGCCQSPIPASGLSDIGIGSYSSGADSYNAVFGNINPCGYAFVAEDGVYNFSSADLVNFRHQSFPVVVDWAVGNQTCEEAQKNTSSYACRADKSECYNSTKGLGYVCKCSTGFGGNPYLVGGCQDVDECMNKEWNDCYSRAICKNVAGNYTCSCPKGYHGDGRENGTKCRRQSRTQFILIIALGVSVGVIALLVTSFYVYWRMKEKRLNKLKEQFFQQNGGFILLQKISRHRGSKETAKLFTVEELKTATNNFDESKILGKGGQGTVYKGLLSDNRTVAIKRSKISGSTQIEQFINEVVLLSQINHRNVVRLLGCCLETEVPLLVYEFIPNGTIFEHLHGHNINNPQSLKLSWKTRLRIAIETAGALAYLHSAISIPIIHRDIKTTNILLDANLTAKISDFGASKIVPLDQTELTTLVQGTLGYLDPEYMHTSQLTEKSDVYSFGVVLAELLTGKKALSFAVSPEVRNLAVYFVSSMEEGCLVQIVDEHIINEANLRILWNLPMLLNSV